From one Colletotrichum destructivum chromosome 3, complete sequence genomic stretch:
- a CDS encoding Putative Rho GTPase activation protein, whose translation MPGFADSFWSSDYAAGLGVLFSKLQQGVQENRQVLTVARMRAEAEEIYSQRLGDIAPTADKVQGGFSKDDGASVRKAFDGVRTEMEEGAKNHKKIAQNIRDLVVNPFSRWCDAHESRIQDSQDELQARIKAHDRQAELVKKLRSTYFNKCRLVEDIEEETKLAFQDPENSPKNSIPEIKVSENKEPELHPQEDDDEPIEIGDEIYQPEQVKKILAHMLNTIKLGETKVPILGTYQNTSSGSDIVEYLQRHMNTTSISYAERIGQDLISNGYLRLIGNVGSTFANSSKMFYQWRPKAFKLAGVPDKKTPLGRTFSLPASESSDSPVVGTVSEYLANWNVLNNQHPNETPPERLRREAREADEKYKAGVRKLDEMRCDLEETIFVHLRFLERCELDRLKAIKTVILDFSGTISNVIPSMQSAVDHMMLFQETVQPLGDLRYLLESYRTGSFIPKVVVYENYYNKVDEQTFGVDLEARARADKKRVPVIVTTILTYLDNHYPDLEGDEARRGVWLVDVPLQQIHKLRSKLNDGKPISPDVFDEFDIPTVASLLKLYLLELPDSLVSSHVYEIVRTIYQTQSQESDAARVSVLQQTLSQMRLTNIATLDACMNHFTRLIDLTSADEAYVASLATTIAPCILRPRAETSLTMEEKHAYRLVRDLFAHKDAIFSELKRMSTANHGGSINRPRAISTDESNRRANMEERNRALLEKAAGTRGRATSPAPSPRGHRRDRSTGGPETRFPIQTSPPASAVDRHRSSLGSVVGAKRSSLEVPGSESSSPKEATTAAASNGSTAPAAEGVAARIKALESPVEKRNSLGRSSVRYSLDRHVAAAPSTGTESGSSTPRDSGAPRGVTLEDKPMDD comes from the exons ATGCCGGGCTTTGCAGATTCCTTTTGGTCAAGCGACTACGCTGCAG GACTCGGTGTCCTGTTCAGCAAGTTGCAGCAGGGCGTGCAGGAAAACCGACAAGTCCTGACCGTCGCTCGAATGCGTGCCGAGGCTGAGGAGATCTACAGCCAGCGGTTAGGAGACATCGCACCAACGGCAGATAAGGTGCAAGGCGGGTTCTCAAAGGATGATGGCGCCAGCGTTCGCAAG GCATTCGATGGCGTTCGAaccgagatggaggagggcgcTAAGAACCACAAGAAGATCGCTCAGAACATTCgagacctcgtcgtcaaccCCTTTTCGCGCTGGTGCGATGCTCACGAGTCGCGCATACAGGACTCTCAAGACGAGCTGCAGGCTCGCATCAAGGCGCACGACAGGCAAGCCGAGTTGGTCAAGAAGCTGAGAAGCACCTACTTCAACAAGTGCCGGTTGGTTGAGGATATTGAGGAGGAGACCAAGCTGGCCTTCCAGGACCCCGAAAACAGCCCCAAGAACAGCATTCCCGAGATCAAGGTCTCCGAGAACAAGGAGCCCGAGCTCCACCCTCaggaagatgatgacgaACCCATCGAGATTGGAGATGAGATCTACCAGCCCGAGCAGGTCAAGAAGATCCTGGCGCACATGTTGAACACGATCAAGCTTGGAGAGACCAAGGTCCCCATCCTTGGGACCTACCAGAACACCTCGTCCGGATCCGACATTGTCGAGTACCTGCAACGGCACATGAACACAACGAGCATTAGCTACGCTGAGAGAATCGGTCAGGATCTCATCTCGAACGGATACCTCAGGCTCATTGGCAACGTTGGTAGCACTTTCGCCAACAGCTCTAAGATGTTCTACCAGTGGCGCCCCAAGGCCTTCAAGCTGGCTGGCGTACccgacaagaagacgccTCTAGGCCGAACCTTTTCTCTCCCCGCCTCTGAGTCGTCCGACTCTCCTGTTGTTGGGACCGTCAGCGAATACCTTGCCAACTGGAACGTCCTCAACAACCAGCACCCCAACGAGACCCCGCCAGAGCGATTGCGCCGCGAGGCCAGGGAAGCCGACGAAAAGTACAAGGCTGGCGTGCGAAAGTTGGACGAGATGCGCTGCGATCTCGAGGAGACCATCTTTGTGCACCTCCGTTTCCTGGAGCGTTGCGAGCTGGATCGCCTTAAGGCTATCAAGACCGTCATCCTGGACTTCTCGGGCACTATCAGCAACGTCATTCCCAGCATGCAGTCTGCTGTCGACCACATGATGCTCTTCCAGGAGACTGTCCAGCCTCTTGGCGATCTGAGATACCTGCTCGAGAGCTACCGGACCGGCAGCTTCATTCCTAAAGTGGTGGTTTACGAGAACTACTACAACAAGGTCGATGAGCAGACTTTCGGTGTGGATCTCGAGGCCAGAGCGCGAGCGGATAAGAAGCGCGTGCCTGTTATCGTCACCACTATACTGACGTATCTGGACAACCACTACCCCGATCTCGAAGGTGACGAGGCTAGACGCGGTGTTTGGCTAGTCGATGTTCCCCTGCAGCAGATCCACAAGCTCCGCAGCAAGCTTAATGACGGCAAGCCCATCTCACCTGATGTTTTTGATGAGTTCGATATCCCGACTGTTGCGAGCTTGCTCAAGCTGTACCTGCTCGAACTGCCTG ACTCCCTCGTTTCATCCCACGTGTATGAGATTGTCAGGACAATATACCAGACCCAGTCGCAAGAGAGCGACGCTGCTCGCGTGTCCGTGCTACAACAGACTCTATCGCAGATGCGACTGACTAACATCGCAACGCTCGATGCCTGCATGAACCACTTCACCCGCTTAATTGACCTCACCTCGGCTGACGAGGCCTACGTTGCGAGCCTAGCCACGACTATCGCGCCTTGTATTCTTCGCCCTCGTGCTGAAACTTCCCTGACCATGGAAGAGAAGCACGCTTACAGGCTCGTTCGCGATCTGTTTGCCCACAAGGATGCCATCTTCAGCGAACTCAAGCGCATGTCAACGGCGAACCACGGCGGTTCTATCAACCGCCCTCGTGCCATCAGCACCGACGAGAGCAACCGGAGGGCGAACATGGAAGAGCGGAATAGAGCTCTGCTCGAGAAGGCAGCCGGTACCCGCGGTCGTGCGACAAGCCCTGCCCCAAGCCCTCGCGGACACAGACGTGACCGCAGCACGGGTGGCCCCGAAACCCGTTTTCCGATCCAGACGAGCCCGCCCGCGTCGGCAGTTGACCGTCACCGCTCCAGCTTGGGTAGCGTAGTCGGCGCCAAGCGGTCGAGTCTTGAAGTCCCCGGCAGCGAGTCCAGCTCGCCAAAagaggcgacgacggcggctgcgAGCAATGGTTCAACGGCGCCCGCCGCTGAGGGCGTTGCAGCCAGAATCAAGGCTCTCGAATCTCCCGTCGAGAAGCGCAACAGCTTAGGTCGCAGCAGCGTGCGGTATTCACTGGACCGCCACGTGGCAGCCGCACCAAGCACTGGAACAGAGAGCGGATCGTCGACGCCCCGCGACTCGGGGGCACCCCGTGGAGTGACGCTTGAGGACAAGCCTATGGATGACTGA